tctacctcttgtctattgtgaatagtgctgcaatgaacatgagtaTACAAGTAACCCTTCAagactctgctttcagttctttgtggTATATACCAGTTAAGTCTTgaagaatgaaaaacaattaaggcaaaaaggaaaatacaagcaTTCCAAGAACAGTGAGCAACTTAAACAAAAGCACAGAGAGCTATATTGTTCAGGAGGGCTGGAGAGTAGGGAGGAGGTGAGTGGTGAGAGAGATATGAAGCTAGGGAAGGAGACAGGGGCTAGACCTCCAAAGGCCTCACACACCATCGGGAATGGACAGTGGGGGCTAACAGTGAACGCAGATAAAATCCCTCTGCTATTCTTAAAGAGTccagtgtaggggcgcctgggtggcttagtcggttagtcatctgccttcggctcaggtcacgatcttgggtcctgggatcgagcccgtgtagggctcccagctcaacggggagtctgcttctacctcgccctctgccctccccccactcatgctctcaatATCTCTCTCggataagtgaataaaatcttttttttttggaaagattttatttatttataaataataaataaagagagagacacagtgagagagggaacacaagcagggggagtgggagagggagaagcaagctttctgctgagcagggagcccgatgcggggcttgatcccaggaccctgggaccatgacctgagccgaaggcagacgcttaaccactgagccaccgaggtgccccgataaaatcttttaaaaagagaaaaagagcccggtgtaatgtaatttttaagcaaatattCAAAAACTATATAGAGAAGAGTTCAGGCCCTGGTGGAAATGGCCACTAGAGAATGAACACACATGGGGTGACCCCAGTCTTACGCTCCTCCCACAGTCATCCCTCTCACTCTGCAGTAACGGACTGCTCAGTTGGACTAGCTCTTTATGGTCAATAGATATAGGCTATTTGGTTTATAAAGTCTtttgctcaaaatattttttctaatgcaCTGCTTTTGACTGAATTCTTTTCAGAATCCACTAAACCAGAGCACAGATCCAATTACGAGATTCTACATTCAACTCCCCGGCTTGCTTTCTTGGTAAACACAGGATGAATCCCTTCAGTTGTGGTAAAAATGGTGCCAGATAAACTTGGGGCCCAACCAGATATGAATGTTTTTATGACAGTGCAGCCAATGATCTATTTGTTTCtataaagagtatttttttttaaagtaaactccatacccaatgtggggcttgaactcacaaccccaagatcaagtcgcATAccctacagactgagccagccacctgCCCCTGTAAAAAGAGCCTCAATCCCATGTGAACCCAGTTAAAGTCTAGAGAAATAGATGgtgagctctgtgtgtgtgtgttacttgAACACTAAGGGCATTTGGGTATTTCTCACAATGCTAATGAACATTAGCACAATTCATGAACAAGTTATTCTCACAAGAGGATCCATAAATAATGTCCATGTGTTCTTCAGGTTTAACTTTTCTGGTATTcatgttgatctttttttttttttataatagtaaaaatcaAGAATCACTGTATTGATTTCTCGACAAGTCATTCACCCAGTGCAAGTTTGGTTTGTGTATGGTTGTAGTGGTGGGGAGAGTGGTCTAGGTCACTGGTTTTGTTGCTTCATAAGATGGTTCACAGATCCAAAAATGCTATAAAACCAGGGCTCTGGTTCTGAAATCCTGCAACTTGGTTCAGTCAACAGAGGTGGAGTTTgaagtgatctttgatgttagaGAGTAACACAAAAAGTAATCAATATTAACTGGCAACCCACAAGTGAGTGATGTCCCCCAAATACATTGGTGAAGGTAGAATGATCATAGTGAAGGACAGTCCGGTCCTAATCTTTTAGGGACTGGTCACTTCACACTTCAAGTCTACTGTTCGGCTCTAGTTATGATGTCTTAAATGCAGCTGTGAGGCATGTGGGTGATGAGAATTGgttttcattatattctcttttattcagTCTAACTGTTTATAGGCACACTGTATTGCTTAGGATTTAAGTTCAACTACTTATAACAGAGATCTAGCTCACCCCTTGCAGTCCAGAATGGCTTAAACAAGACAacagtttgtttctctctcagataaaaatataactacagCTCCTACCCTCGGCCTCCCCGGCGCGGCTCACTCCCCGCCGGCCGCAGCCCGACACGCCGTGCGGCCCCCCAGTCTCCCGCGGCCGCCTCCCCCAGGCATGGCACAGGGCCTCGCCTCACTATGGCAGCAGCACGGCACAGTACGCTCGACTTCAAGCTCGGCGCCAACGCTGATGGCGAGACCATTCTAAAAGGCCTCCGGTCCATTTTCCAGGAGCAAGGGATGACGGAGTCAGTGCACAACTGGCAAGACCACGGTTATCTAGCGACCTACATCAACAAAAACGGCAGCTTTGCCAGTTTGAGAATTCACCCACATGGATTGGTGTTGTTGGATCTTCAGAGTTACAATGGTGATTCGCAAGGCCAAGAAGTTGACAGTCTTTTgaacaaagtagaagaaagaatgaaagaattgaGTCAGGACAGTGCTGTGCGGGTGAAGCGATTACCACCCATAATTCGAGGAGGAGCTATCGACAGATACTGGCCCACTGCTGATGGTCGCCTGGTTGAGTATGACGTAGATGAAGTGGTGTATGATGAAGATTCACCTTATCAGAACATTAAAATTCTACACTCGAAGCAATTTGGAAATATTCTCATCCTTAGTGGGGACGTTAATCTGGCAGAGAGTGATTTGGCATATACCCAGGCCATCATGGGCAGTGGAAAAGAAGACTACAGTGGCAAAGACGTGCTGATTCTTGGGGGTGGAGACGGGGGCATATTATGTGAAATAGTCAAACTGAAACCAAAGATGGTCACTATGGTAGAGATTGACCAAATGGTGATTGATGGATGTGAGAAATACTTGCGAAAAACATGTGGCAACGTCTTAGACAATCTTAAAGGAGACTGCTATCAGGTTCTAATAGAAGACTGTATTCCAGTACTGAAGAGGTACGCCAAAGAAGGGAGAGAGTTTGATTATGTGATTAATGATTTGACAGCCGTTCCAATCTCCACATCTCCAGAAGAAGATTCCACATGGGAGTTTCTCAGACTGGTTCTTGACCTCTCAATGAGAGTACTGAAACAGGATGGAAAATGCTTTACACAGAGTAACTGTGTCAATCTGACAGAAGCCTTGTCCCTCTATGAAGAACAGCTCGGGCGCCTGTATTGTCCTGTGGAATTCTCAAAGGAGATCGTCTGTGTTCCTTCATACTTGGAATTGTGGGTATTTTACACTGTTTGGAAGAAAGCTAAACCTTGAAGACCAGTCTCTCCTAATCATGTGTGCTGCAAATAGCCTTCCTGACCTTCATATGCTCTACATGACATCGAAATGAGTCAGGCAATTGATTGTGATTtccttcaagttttctttttttaattattatttttaatttaaacaaagcaaatggaaaatgtatattttgatgCACTAGggtgttaatttttttgaaagtcaGCTGAAGGATGATTAGACAGCACAGCGAAGGCTGCTAAATGCACTGAACCCCTAGAATGtgatttttgttacttttgtgtgtgtgtgggggggctttttgtttctgttttggtagACTTCGAATTTGGTTGTTTGGAGGAATGAACATCATTGTTTTGTTCTGGAGGGAAGTTCTTTGATCGTGTTTCTTCCCCCCAAAATTGACTTAGCTATTAAAATTTGGTGCTTATAagaaagagttaagaaaaaaatgaatagcaatgcttcgattaaaattataaatgggaaaaaaatatatatataactacaaGCAGTTAGGGATGGTGGGATCGCCACACTTGCCATCTGCCTCCCCCAGATGTTGCCCTGCTCACGTGGCCGAAGATGGCTCACTACCAGTCCTTGTTGCAAACCACAGGGTAGAGGAAGGTGAGAAGAAGAGACTTATCACCTTGCTGTAGGAATGCATCCCAGAAGTGGCACTTCCAATGGCCAGAATTCATCACTAGGCCACGAGAAACGGCAAAAGTTGCTGGAAATGTTGTCACTATGACAGTGGCATTCTGTGACAGGGAAGAAGGATAGAGCATCAACTGGGGCATCCCTTACAATCTTTGTCAcgtatgttttactttttctaaattgaaaaaaaaaagaagaaaaactgattCTCAAAGATGGAAAACTCTTCCATACTTAACTGGCCAACTTCCACTCATCCCTCTTAACTTAAAAAAGTCACTTCCTCAGAGGAGCCCGCCTgggatttttccttcccttcctttcaccCCTTGCAGCCCCCATCTGATGAACTATCCCTAAAATCTTCTATCAGCAGCACTGCTCTCAGGGTAATTATCAGAAACTGAAGTTAATGACTCACTGATATGACTCTGTGTGTGACATCTGCCTCATGAATGACACTCTGAGCTCTGTGAGGACCGAACCGGTCTTAGTCACATGGGCCCTTGGTAAGCCCTCAAGGCAAATTTCTCAGATCAATtcaaataaatgggaaaacaagGTATGTGCTCAATGGCACATGATTAGTGCAGAACTAAGACCAAAAATTGAGTCTTCAAGCTTGTACGTTCTTATCAAacccacagctttttttttttttaaagattttatttatttattcatgagagacagagagagagagagagaggcagagggagaagcaggctcccaaggagcagggagcccgatgcgggactcgatcccaggaccctgggatcatgacccgagccgaaggcagacgcttaaaccatctgagccacccaggcgcccaaacccaCAGCTTTTTACAGGCAACAAAATGAGgtccaggaaaacaaaatcactttgCTGACCTTGTGCAGATAATGAGTGGCAGGACAAGGCCTGTCATGCTATATGCTTAGCCCATGttagtgcttttatttctaaACCCTAGGAACTCCTTTTTCAGGAAACGTCAAGGTGTTTACAGAATGATTCAtcatcggggtgcctgggtggcatagttgagcatctgactcttggtttcagctcaggtctccatctcaggtccatgagttcaggccccacactgggctccaccctgggtgtggagcctactttctttcttccttccttccttccttccttccttccttccttccttccttccttccttccttccttccttccttctttctttctttctttctctttctttctttcttttctttcttcctttcttttctttctttctttatttctttctttctctctctctctctctctctctctctctctctctttctttctttaagattttatttatttgacagagaaagacacagcgagagagggaacacagcagggggagttggagagggagaagcaggcctcctgccaagcagggagcccgatgcgggactcagtcccaggacactgggatcacaacctgagccgaaggcagacgcttaacgactgagccacccaggcgccctgtgtggagcttactttaaaaaaaaaaacaaaaacaagcaggcTAAATACTGGATGGGACTAGTGGGAGAAGTGTTGTCTACAGGACACAGAGATGATCTTACCTTCGAGCTCAGCTTGGAAGGTAGTGTCGGTCTATGAACAGAGGAACTACTTATCTGTTCCTCCTGGGGAGGAAGTAGCATCTCGACCATCACATAAAGTACTATTGATTGTGTTATTGTTTTGATCAGCAGAGACTAAGCCATCTTCCTGACAATGCTGATTGGATGAAAGTCTTTACAGAACCCATTTGCTGGCAAATGATGATacagctgcttttaaaaaaattctcgtTGCCCATCCTGGATTGGATCTATCAGGGAGTACATTAGAAGAACGTATGTTACAAAATATTGTtgcttttaaaacataattgaCCTTGCCAGGGAAGGCCATGTACTCTGGCATCCAGTCCTCCTACAATGTTTTCTTTGTCTCTAAGTATCATTTATGTTTAACACATGCTGTTTCAAAGAATGGCAAGAATTCTTAAACAATTGGAGCTCTAATCTATGATTGTCCTCTAGAAATGGAAAACCTAACTAACACGTCTCCtgagtatttttgtttcttctcccttctccccaaactTTAATCACCAGCTCTGCTGTTCCAAAGttacaaaacagtattttttaaatattgcaacaaaaataaccccccaaatttaaaattccataaaGATGATAAAAACTCAATGAAGATCTACTAATTATAATGGTCATTTAACAGTAGAATAGACAACTAACAAAAGTCCTATACTCTCCATCCATCCTTAACACAAAAATAGATAAGATGGACTCCCACGTGATTTATATTCTCAGATGCTCTGGAGCAAATgtctttggtttttaatttttttaatttatttattttaaagtagtctctgcacccaacatgggactcaaactcatgaccccaagatcaagagtcacaggttcTTCTTACtgggccaggcaggcacccctggAGCAAAGGTCTTGAccatacctctttttttttttttaagattttatttatttatttgacagagagagacacagcgagagagggaacacaagcagggggagtggaagagggagaagcaggcttcctgctgcggggctcaatcccaggactctgggatcatgacctgagccgaaggcaggcgcttaccgactgagccacccaggcgccccttgaccaTACCTCTTAAAACACCTTCCAGCATTAATATTCTACTAAAAAAATTCAGGCAGACAACAAAAGTGAGGTCAAGTTGTGTTTTTGTggtatttctgtatatataaatatcGGACAAGTAGCCAGATTAAAGTATCAAAATAAGTGACCATAGGTGGTCTCCAAGCctgagagtggggtgagggaagggCAGGACTTTTACTGGTGATTAATTGGGGAGCAAGCATGAAGAAAAACAGCCCCCTGTTTTCCACTTCGATAACACGGTTTCATTGAAGTCTTAAAGATAGGCCCAACATATTGTCTTCTATTTAAGAAAGCTCCATACACAAGATGTGAGCATGAGGAATCTCAAATGTGCTCAGGGAACGCAAGAGGGTGCTGACAGAAACGTCAGTCACTGCTGTCTTGAGAGAAGCTTCCAGAGTAGGACCAATACCCATAGGACCCATCAGTTTATGGCCACtccaaaatgcaaaactataagaCTTTTATGTAGGGAGTCTTCATAACTAATGTAAGGGAACATCCGGGGGGGGAGCCATAAATCATTTTGGAATATTAGAAAGTCTAATAAGGGAAGTTGTTTAGTTTTTGTCCTCATTTCAAGGAAAGGCGCTTCAGAAATGAGGGCAGACATGAAGCACGTCTTAGAACAAAGGCTAGGAGCAGAG
Above is a window of Zalophus californianus isolate mZalCal1 chromosome 7, mZalCal1.pri.v2, whole genome shotgun sequence DNA encoding:
- the LOC113927441 gene encoding spermine synthase-like isoform X2 — its product is MAAARHSTLDFKLGANADGETILKGLRSIFQEQGMTESVHNWQDHGYLATYINKNGSFASLRIHPHGLVLLDLQSYNGDSQGQEVDSLLNKVEERMKELSQDSAVRVKRLPPIIRGGAIDRYWPTADGRLVEYDVDEVVYDEDSPYQNIKILHSKQFGNILILSGDVNLAESDLAYTQAIMGSGKEDYSGKDVLILGGGDGGILCEIVKLKPKMVTMVEIDQMVIDGCEKYLRKTCGNVLDNLKGDCYQVLIEDCIPVLKRYAKEGREFDYVINDLTAVPISTSPEEDSTWEFLRLVLDLSMRVLKQDGKCFTQSNCVNLTEALSLYEEQLGRLYCPVEFSKEIVCVPSYLELWVFYTVWKKAKP
- the LOC113927441 gene encoding spermine synthase-like isoform X1, with protein sequence MAAARHSTLDFKLGANADGETILKGLRSIFQEQGMTESVHNWQDHGYLATYINKNGSFRLPPIIRGGAIDRYWPTADGRLVEYDVDEVVYDEDSPYQNIKILHSKQFGNILILSGDVNLAESDLAYTQAIMGSGKEDYSGKDVLILGGGDGGILCEIVKLKPKMVTMVEIDQMVIDGCEKYLRKTCGNVLDNLKGDCYQVLIEDCIPVLKRYAKEGREFDYVINDLTAVPISTSPEEDSTWEFLRLVLDLSMRVLKQDGKCFTQSNCVNLTEALSLYEEQLGRLYCPVEFSKEIVCVPSYLELWVFYTVWKKAKP